AAGCACATATCAGTGACTGACATCTATGTTCAGGATGGCTGCTGCTCTCAAACACTGGGACAATAGCAAGCCTATGCTTGTAGAACAGGAATAGCAGATTCCCATGTCACCTTGAGCTCCCTCGAGACATGCATCCCATCAggaactcacatgagggtccgtgtggctagaggcgagtttgtgcagatccagcagactctggttcacatccttctccatccgcagagctctctgcattgcctccagaccattgccccactcatcctgctctggcttctggagggagaaGACAGTCATTAGTGAGGTTAGAAGGTCCAAGACTCGTacaaaggcaagaaaatgaagACATGTGGTAATCTGTGCCATATCCAAACCAAGGATTAATAACAATTCACAATTCACAGAAGGTCATGGAGACCATTATCAGACATTTGATCCATCATTAAGAACTGCTGACAGATCAGGGCAAAAGACTGAAACATTGGGATGAAGTTACCTGTATTCAGGCTAGTCTACAGTAATGTATCAGTCTAAACTGTCATTGGGGCAAGTTCAGTGCTAAAACCCTTTCATTCTGATTTGTTGATCTTtcagaaaaggaaagaattaGCAAAACCAACTCACATCAAGCAGAGACTTTCTATCAAGACACCTCACTCATCTCAACACAAGATGTACAGGGGAGTCTGGAACACCAAGGCCATTGCACAAGCAAGAAACAACACAATTTGCATTTACTACAAGAGATAGAccccaaccttgatgtcctgcaggagaaCACGGCcaccacgtttattctggaatgccatcagtttctcagcatgttcctgttcctcatgggactgctccttgaagaactctgCAAAGTGAcggagggcaacatcatcccggtcaaagtaagagaactgtaAGCAGAAGGGAACAGAAGGCAAGACTAAAATTTCATCACCAGCTAAAAGAGTAAAATAGTAAGCTATTTAACAACTGACTGTATCACAAGTCACTTAAAAAATAAACAGGTGACAATTGATCACAGCATTGATGTTACACATCATCTCCAGACAAACAttcctctcctccttcccccaccaccctACTCAAGTCAGCAACACTAGCTCCTCCCCAAAAGGAACCCAATAATTAGAGactataatctaatctaatactgtAATTGCTTCATGGAAACATCCAGTATTAAACATGGACATGAACATTAGACTTTTCCTGACACCATACACTTCAGAACATAAAAGACAGAGGAGGATGCTAACCAATTGTGCAGTaaggctcagcagttagcactactgccacacagtgccagggaccagggtttgattaaAACTGTGCATGTGAAGTTCACACATTCTCTCCAAAGATGTGGGTTTCCTTTCACTGCCCATATATGGGCAGATGATGTTGAccagctgtgctaaattgcccatagtggccagggcaggtgggttagccatgggaagtgcagggtcacaAGGGGACAGTAGGTGGGAGTGCTCTTGAGATGGACTCAATTGGACAAGTGACCTATATCTACATTATGCAGATGCTAATGATTATGATACCCAGCCAAAGAGAACCACTCTCAGAAGGAGTAATTTAGATTTCAACACTCTGCTTATTAAAGAGGAGAACTTCTAGGTCTTATCAGATTTACATTTAAATGCATTGTCTCATTTTACAATGCAGACAATCAagcctcaccatggagaggtaaacataagaggaatagagctccaggttgatctgcttgttaacagcatcctcacagtccttgtgatagttctgacacacttgggaagCCATCTTCACTACTCCTGCTCACTATCACCTCAACACCTCCAGAACTGAACTCCTTTCCTACGAACTCTTTTCTTAAGACTCCTGGGTCATCCTGCAATCAACCAGGGAATGACACCACCAATGATGACAGCCAATGAGGAATTGGCATGCATCCAGGCACCaatgaggggaatggggtggagtgAGATACTCAGAGCCAATCAGTTTTGAAATGGCAGCAAATCTGTGATTGGTCCCAGGAGCTGAAGGAAGCCTGAAGGTGACTGGGGGCCAAAAGCAATGTGTTGACTTTTATCTTGCTTCTGGAATGGGGTCAGGCCACTCGGCCTAACAGCAATTATGAATGGATATCAGTGGTTGGCATCATTAGCAACAGCCATATTCTATGAAATGACTGAAACAAAACTCACTCCAGGGCCAAAATCAGAGTAATATACTCCACATATAGTATATTCTGTACTGCATACAATATTGACATAGCCTGTACATTCTAGTCTTCTCCCTCCATCGAGATGATGACTAAACTGCTGTGAGCCTTTTCAGTTCAATTTTGCTGCAGACTGTGAGTTTTTAAGTCATTTCTACACATGGTTTCCTAACTCTGTGCTTTTCTTCAGTTCCTAGCTCTGTTGCTTTGAAAAAACTCTCATTTATCTTGGTGCAAGTTTGCTTTTCCTCACATGTTATTGATGTTGTTGATAATATTCTGCCTGTTTATGGTACTATCGTGCCAACTAATAGAATGCCATCAGGAAGCGTGAGAGAGATCTCTATTCTTTTGTCAATGTCACATGGAAATATATGGACGTCAGAGGACCCTGTGGGGAAGAGACAGAAACATCGAAACCTAGAACACAAGGGCAGgcggaggccattcagccgtttgagcctgctccaccattctatatgatcatggctgatcccagcAAACCCAACAGTGTGTTCCTGCTTTCCCTCCATATCGttcgatccctttagccccaagcaCTAGATCCAACAATTTGAAATCAATGCTTTGGTCTCAACTGTGTACCGTGGTTGCAGATTCCACAGGCTCTCCCACTGTCTTGGTGAAGAAATGTAATAGCCCAtccatgacaccaggttacacaCAAATTGCCGATCGACAGTCCGATACCGACCTGTTTCGGAGAGTCCACAGTCAGTGTGTATCAGTTTGCTGTTTGGGATGATAAGTATTTTGACTAAGTAACACATGCATTTCTGCATTGACTAGAGATTAATGAAGCTTAGGGCTTGACGAGTAAAGTTGCCAGCAGCAAGGAATCAGATGTCGCCCTGGCCAAAGATGTTTCACAGTTAGTGTCTGCGAAATGATTAGAACTTTTGGCAATCCTGGTGGGTTGATGCCAATTTTATATGTAAACACCTGACTTACACACTGTCCCCCACGCCCTTGCAGAGTGAGCCTGAAGCAGATTTGTCCCAGACCCTGAATGCGGTAACAAGGTCCTTCCTGATCTGTTACTACTTAACATTGCAGCTGACAGAGACAGATGGGGATCAAGAGCAGAGGAAACATTCAACTGTGTTCTGAAGCGTCACCGTACTTGAAATGCTTActcggtgtctctctctctctctatggatgctagTGGACTAGCTGAGTTTCTCCTATAACCTGTTTTGTCTCCAGGTTGTCAACATCCACAAATCTTCAGTCCCACTTGCAACGCTTGGAAATGCCCGACAGATCCGAACAAAGACTGTAGTCACAAGCTAATGACATTATCATTAAATGGTGAATGCAGAAAGTCACCTATGAATTATACTGCAACTTTGCATTCATTTCAGCTACTTTGGAACtagtctaacgatgaccacaaAGCTGTTGTCGGAGAAAGCCCACCTTATCGACTCATGTCCTTGACCGATAGAGTGaggatatggagttaggccagtAAAAGGAAGCAGCTTGTATTCTACAAGAGAAACCCAGCACAAGAGAAACCTGGGTCCCCTCAGGCATGAATTGAGCAAAGCTCCGATTGAGATATTAAGCATTTCCCTTTGCTTTTATGACCAAAGGGATCAGAGTGTGGAGGCTGATACAGCGGCAAGAGTATCGCACACTGTGCCCCTAAGAATAATGTAATCCAAACTCTCCTGAGAGTAAgctggaattttttaaaatgaaacaaaggcaCTCTTTCATCTCCCTCATTTAATCTCTTACTTGCTAAGGTTTCAGAAGGATGTGCGTAGCTCTGATTGTTGAGCAAGACATGCAAGCAGATTGTCCAGTTAGAGCCTTGTGGCTCAAGTTAAGGGATACCCTAGCCAGTTTATGGCAAAGGAGAGGTTTAACCTCCTGCGCAGGGTCATGCACTGGCATTCGTTAGGCTGGAATGCAGTGGCCCCTGAATGAAAAGAAAGCTGAACCAATTAAAGGAAGAGACAGATGTGCAGTCAGGTTTTCAGGAGCTGAGAAAAAGGCAGATGCACTAGTGGTGTGGAAGGAAAACCTGCAggattgtattaaatggtagaCAGGAGTCAAGGAAGCTGATGGCCTACATTCAGACCCCTGCCTTGTACTTCACTGTAGCCACATCacgggggaggggtggggggaaggtaAATGTTTGATGATCAGTCTAGGAATTAGTTACACAGGAGAACGTAGTTGAGTGAATATTTTATTTCCACATGCAGCAATAGAGAAACCGATACAAATAATTCTGCTTTCATGTACAATAGTGAAGCAATTCCAAACTGCCactcagctgagtgtgagcctgtcaaacaggtactctcccatgccattggcaggggctcccagtctcttcaggttggtgatgtgatctcccagcttcttgatcatcttcacttgctcatccaagtagtgcctctccaggaagtcacacagctggaagaaAAAAATGTTGAGCATTTTCCTTCGCATTTCAAAGCTCAGCCATCCTCTAGTCCAGAGGAGACAGATGCAACTTCACTAAATCACAGGAAGTGTACAACAGCATCAGAGATACACTTTATGGCACCATGGAATGGAGACATGAACAGGGCTATTCAAAGTGGACACCATTCGATTCGGCTCAGATAATCCTTCCAATTTAACCCAAAACAGAAGTGCTTCAGCCTGAaaaactcacatgagggtccatgtggccagaggcgagtttgtgcagatccagcagactctggttcacatccttctccatctgcagagctctctgcattgcctccaggccactgccccactcatcctgctctggcttctggagggagaaGACAGTCATTAGTGAGGTTAGAAGGTCCAAGACACGTacaaaggcaagaaaatgaagACATGTGGTAATCTGTGCCATATCCAAACCAAGGATTAAAAATAATTCACAATTCACAGAAGATCATGGAGACCATTATCAGACATTTGATCCATCATTGTAGACTGAAGGATCAGACCTTGAATTGTAGTATGAAGTCATTTTATTCAGATGGCTCTACAACAGCGTATCATAATTCaaactgacatttcagtttgAAAGCCCTTTCATTCTGAGCATTCAGATTTGATGATCTTGAGAGGGAAGGGGATTCACAAAACCAACTCACTCCAAGCTGAGATTTTCTATCAAGACACTTCACTCATCTCAACATATACTGGAGAGTTGAGAACAGCAAGGTCATTGTACAATTAGGAAGCTGCAGAAAATGTCATTTACTTCACAAGAAATAgaatccaaccttgatgtcctgcatgaggactcggcctccacgtttattctggaatgccatcagtttctcagcatgttcccgctcctcatgggactgctccttgaagaactcagcaaagtgatgcagaGCAACATCATCCTGGTCAAAGTACGAGAACTGTGGAAAGAAAAGCAAAGTGGAAATGTTTCTCAGTCACCCAAGAGACCTTCAAAATCAGAAAGTAACCCAGTCACCATCATGAATCATCTAAGTTAGGTAGGAGAAATAGAGGAATGTTTGCAGGACAAAAGCAGAAAATCATCCCCATGGATTATGGCCCAGATAGCAGGCATTAGGTTTCCCTTTCCATAAGGGAAGTAAAGCCAACTGCAACCA
This is a stretch of genomic DNA from Stegostoma tigrinum isolate sSteTig4 chromosome 38, sSteTig4.hap1, whole genome shotgun sequence. It encodes these proteins:
- the LOC132206461 gene encoding ferritin, middle subunit-like, whose protein sequence is MASQVCQNYHKDCEDAVNKQINLELYSSYVYLSMFSYFDRDDVALRHFAEFFKEQSHEEQEHAEKLMAFQNKRGGRVLLQDIKKPEQDEWGNGLEAMQRALRMEKDVNQSLLDLHKLASSHTDPHLCDFLERHYLDEQVKMIKKLGDHITNLKRLGAPDNGMGEYLFDRLSLS
- the LOC132206394 gene encoding ferritin, heavy subunit-like, coding for MSSQVCQNYHKDCEDAVNKQINLELYSSYVYLSMFSYFDQDDVALHHFAEFFKEQSHEEREHAEKLMAFQNKRGGRVLMQDIKKPEQDEWGSGLEAMQRALQMEKDVNQSLLDLHKLASGHMDPHLCDFLERHYLDEQVKMIKKLGDHITNLKRLGAPANGMGEYLFDRLTLS